One Phocaeicola dorei genomic region harbors:
- the guaA gene encoding glutamine-hydrolyzing GMP synthase encodes MKQDMIVILDLGSTENTVLARAIRALGVYSEIYPHDITAAELKALPNVKGVIINGGPNHVIDGVDIDVLPEIYKAGVPVMAAGHDKACCEVKLPQLTDDVEAIKNAVQSFVFDTCKAEANWNMTNFVNDQIELIRRQVGDKKVLLALSGGVDSSVVAALLLKAIGNNLVCVHVNHGLMRKGESEAVIEVFKNQLNANLIYVDATDRFLSKLENVADPEQKRKIIGGEFIRVFEEEARKLNGIDFLGQGTIYPDIVESGTKTAKMVKSHHNVGGLPEDLQFELVEPLRQLFKDEVRACGVELGLPYDMVYRQPFPGPGLGVRCLGAITRDRLETVRESDAILREEFQLAGLDKKVWQYFTVVPNFKSVGVRDNARSFDWPVIIRAVNTVDAMTATIEPIDWSILMKITDRILKEVKNVNRVCYDLSPKPNATIEWE; translated from the coding sequence ATGAAACAAGATATGATTGTTATCTTGGATTTGGGAAGTACCGAAAACACCGTGCTTGCCAGAGCCATTCGTGCTTTGGGTGTATATAGTGAAATTTACCCGCACGATATCACAGCCGCCGAGCTGAAAGCATTGCCCAATGTAAAGGGTGTTATTATCAATGGTGGCCCAAACCATGTGATTGACGGAGTGGATATTGACGTGCTTCCCGAAATTTACAAAGCAGGAGTTCCCGTAATGGCTGCCGGTCATGACAAAGCATGCTGCGAAGTGAAGCTCCCCCAACTGACGGATGATGTGGAAGCAATAAAGAATGCAGTGCAATCGTTTGTTTTTGATACTTGCAAGGCAGAGGCCAACTGGAATATGACAAACTTTGTCAATGACCAAATTGAATTGATCCGCCGCCAAGTAGGCGATAAGAAAGTTTTATTGGCGCTTTCCGGAGGTGTGGACAGTTCTGTAGTAGCAGCCCTGTTGCTAAAAGCCATCGGCAATAATTTGGTATGTGTACATGTGAACCATGGATTAATGCGCAAAGGTGAATCGGAAGCAGTGATTGAAGTTTTTAAAAATCAGTTGAACGCTAATTTAATTTACGTGGATGCTACAGACCGATTCCTGAGTAAACTAGAAAATGTAGCTGATCCGGAGCAGAAACGCAAGATTATCGGTGGTGAATTTATTCGTGTGTTCGAAGAAGAAGCCCGTAAGCTAAATGGAATCGACTTTTTGGGACAAGGTACAATTTATCCTGATATCGTAGAAAGTGGTACTAAAACAGCCAAAATGGTAAAATCCCATCACAATGTAGGTGGCTTACCCGAGGATTTACAGTTTGAATTAGTAGAACCTTTACGCCAGTTGTTCAAAGACGAAGTCCGTGCCTGCGGAGTGGAACTTGGTTTACCATACGATATGGTCTACCGTCAGCCGTTCCCCGGTCCTGGTTTGGGAGTGCGCTGTTTAGGGGCTATCACTCGTGACCGCCTGGAAACTGTTCGCGAATCGGACGCCATCTTGCGTGAAGAATTCCAACTGGCAGGCTTGGACAAGAAAGTATGGCAATATTTCACCGTAGTACCCAATTTCAAATCAGTAGGCGTGCGTGACAATGCCCGTTCATTTGACTGGCCTGTTATTATCCGAGCTGTCAACACCGTAGATGCTATGACAGCTACTATCGAACCGATAGACTGGTCCATTCTGATGAAAATTACCGACCGTATTCTAAAAGAAGTAAAGAATGTGAACCGCGTATGCTATGACCTGTCGCCCAAACCAAATGCTACCATTGAGTGGGAATAA
- a CDS encoding M24 family metallopeptidase, producing the protein MLQPELKFRRDKIRYLMAQQGIDAALIACNVNLLYTYGEIVNGYLFLPLHSPALLFVKRPNNIVGEFVFPIRKPEQMVDLLKENGIPVASKIMLEGGELPYADYMRLASLFPGSEVVDGTAIIREARSVKTPLEIELFRRSAALHARAYSKIPDVYHPGMTDRELSVEVERLMRLEGCLGIFRVFGQSMEIFMGSVLAGDNAATPSPYDFALGGKGLDPSLPGGMNGTLLKEGYSVMVDIGGNFYGYMCDMSRVFSIGKLNDEAYAAHQVCLEVQDKVASMTAPGVVCEDLYNAAIEIVTKAGFADRFMGVSQQARFIGHGIGLEINEAPVLAPRIRRELEEGMVFALEPKIVLPGVGPVGIENSWVVTENGVGKLTICNEEIIEL; encoded by the coding sequence ATGTTACAACCCGAATTGAAATTTCGTCGAGATAAAATACGCTATTTGATGGCCCAACAAGGTATTGATGCAGCCCTGATAGCTTGTAATGTAAATTTGCTTTATACGTATGGTGAGATAGTGAACGGCTATCTTTTTTTACCGCTTCATTCACCGGCGCTTCTCTTTGTGAAACGTCCTAATAATATTGTGGGAGAATTTGTATTCCCTATCCGTAAACCCGAGCAGATGGTGGACTTGTTAAAAGAAAATGGTATACCTGTAGCTTCAAAGATAATGTTGGAAGGTGGGGAACTGCCTTATGCGGACTATATGCGTCTTGCATCTCTTTTTCCTGGATCGGAGGTAGTGGATGGAACTGCTATTATTCGTGAAGCGCGTAGCGTAAAAACTCCGTTGGAGATTGAACTTTTTCGTCGGTCGGCTGCTTTACATGCTCGAGCATATAGTAAGATTCCCGATGTATACCATCCGGGGATGACTGATCGTGAACTATCTGTTGAGGTGGAACGCCTGATGCGACTGGAAGGTTGTCTGGGAATATTCAGAGTATTTGGTCAGAGTATGGAGATATTTATGGGAAGTGTGTTGGCCGGAGATAATGCAGCTACTCCTTCGCCTTATGATTTTGCCTTAGGTGGTAAGGGATTGGACCCGTCTTTGCCCGGAGGAATGAATGGAACTTTGTTGAAAGAGGGGTATAGTGTAATGGTGGATATAGGGGGAAACTTTTACGGATATATGTGTGATATGAGTCGTGTGTTCTCCATTGGAAAATTAAATGATGAGGCTTATGCAGCTCATCAAGTTTGTCTTGAAGTACAGGATAAGGTTGCTTCTATGACAGCGCCTGGTGTGGTATGCGAGGATCTTTATAATGCGGCCATTGAGATCGTGACGAAAGCTGGATTTGCCGATCGTTTTATGGGGGTGTCCCAGCAGGCACGTTTTATAGGGCACGGCATCGGGTTGGAGATCAATGAGGCACCAGTGTTGGCTCCGCGTATTCGGAGGGAGTTGGAGGAAGGAATGGTGTTTGCCCTTGAACCTAAAATCGTATTGCCGGGAGTAGGACCGGTCGGCATTGAAAATTCTTGGGTAGTTACAGAAAACGGGGTCGGCAAACTGACCATTTGTAATGAGGAGATTATAGAGCTTTGA
- a CDS encoding efflux RND transporter periplasmic adaptor subunit yields MKSNFQKIAVLCTCTGLLCSCGQSDNKQEHHKEFIPITILHPTTIEFPRSYVADVQAIQFVEIKPKVEGFVQKIYVDEGQKVKKGQPLFQLSSDQYSETVKEAQANYKQAQAQYEMANYEAERIGRLVDKQILSKIRLDQANKEKEVAQMKVEQAKAQMQRSQMDYSYTTITAPFDGYIDRIPYKTGSLVNPQSLLTTVSDISEIFAYYKVNESEYLEYKRQQLSGQKQHEENNVELILPDGSIYSHKGTLETVEGDFERGTGSIAFRVRFPNPDGLLKHGVTGKVRMMTQMDNICLVPQKSTFEIQDFTYVYTVDSTSVVKVRSFQPLERYNNYYVTQDFTPNTAIVYEGVQMMKDGITIKTDTIDMEAIRKEVELKQPIVK; encoded by the coding sequence ATGAAGAGTAATTTTCAGAAAATTGCGGTCCTGTGTACATGTACAGGATTGCTATGCTCTTGTGGTCAATCGGACAACAAGCAGGAACATCACAAAGAATTCATTCCCATCACCATTCTTCACCCCACAACCATTGAGTTTCCACGCTCGTATGTAGCTGATGTGCAAGCTATACAGTTTGTAGAAATTAAGCCCAAAGTGGAAGGTTTTGTTCAAAAAATATATGTAGACGAAGGACAAAAAGTCAAAAAAGGACAGCCCCTATTCCAACTTAGTTCCGACCAATATAGCGAAACGGTAAAAGAGGCGCAAGCCAATTACAAACAAGCACAGGCACAATATGAAATGGCAAATTATGAAGCCGAGAGAATAGGCCGGCTGGTTGACAAACAAATCTTATCAAAAATCCGACTCGACCAAGCCAATAAAGAAAAAGAAGTGGCCCAAATGAAAGTGGAACAGGCAAAAGCACAAATGCAACGTTCACAGATGGATTATTCTTACACCACTATCACTGCCCCTTTTGACGGCTACATAGACCGTATTCCCTATAAGACGGGAAGTCTGGTAAATCCGCAAAGCTTACTGACTACCGTAAGTGATATTTCCGAGATCTTTGCTTACTATAAAGTGAATGAAAGCGAGTATCTGGAATACAAGCGCCAACAACTTAGCGGACAAAAACAACACGAAGAAAATAATGTGGAACTGATTTTGCCAGACGGTTCCATCTACTCCCACAAAGGCACGTTGGAAACAGTAGAAGGTGATTTTGAACGAGGAACCGGCTCCATCGCCTTCCGTGTTCGTTTTCCGAACCCGGACGGACTGCTGAAACATGGAGTGACCGGAAAAGTGCGTATGATGACTCAAATGGACAACATCTGTCTAGTTCCCCAGAAATCAACATTCGAAATTCAAGATTTCACCTATGTGTATACCGTTGATAGTACCAGTGTAGTAAAAGTACGCAGTTTTCAACCGCTGGAACGCTATAATAATTACTACGTGACACAAGATTTCACTCCTAATACTGCCATCGTATACGAGGGAGTGCAAATGATGAAAGACGGCATTACCATCAAGACCGATACCATTGATATGGAAGCAATCAGAAAAGAAGTTGAATTAAAACAACCTATCGTAAAATAA
- a CDS encoding efflux RND transporter permease subunit: MFKLFIKRPILSGVISVIIVCLGVLSILTLPITQFPDIVPPSVTVTARYTGASADVMSKTVATPLERAINGVPGMTYMTTVCTNDGMSLTTIYFKVGTDPDVAAVNVQNRVTTVLDELPEEVIRAGVITEKEVNSMLMYLNIMSTDSAHTEKFVYNFADINILRELKRIDGVGLVEIMGSRDYAMRVWLNPNRLAAYNMVPQDVTEAIRNQNIEAAPGKTGISSDKLPQQLQYVLQYTGKFSTAEEYGEIVLKALPDGSLLRLKDVATIEFDSEDYNMTSMTDGRPSASIMIKQRPGSNAREVIQNIKTKMAEIKESSFAPGMDYNISYDVSRFLDASIQSVLKTLLEAFILVFIVVYIFLQDFRSTLIPAIAVPVSLVGTFFFMEMLGFSINMLTLFALVLAIGIVVDNAIVVVEAVHVKMHHEKLSPYKASVAAINEIGGAIIAITLVMSAVFVPVGFMQGTVGIFYRQFSLTLAVAIVISGVNALTLSPALCALLLKPADGKKKKKAGWLRRFFIFFNRRYDRFEKKYNIGLHKYLSRKIITYATLIIFFLATFGMSQVLPSGFIPNEDQGMIYVNVDAPPGATLERSEKALNAVQAALLPFKEIESISTLAGYSLMTETEGANFGMGMINLTPWSERDQTAAELIEIYKDRTSHIKDADIQFFLPPTVPGFGNASGFELRLQDKTAGSFAEFADVANTLVEKLNEDPRIVGATSGFNPNFPQYLLKVDIAKAAKLGVNLNESMETLQSYIGSFYSSNFIRFGQMYKVMLQASPEYRMNPEDLYKFYAKNKDGNMVPYSNFMTMDRIFGPNQITRYNMFTSALITGEPAEGVSSGEVIEAVEQIAKGTLPRGYDIEWSGVTREEKDSGGQTVFIFGICLLFVYLLLAAQYESLLLPFPVILSLPAGIFGSYFFLQLAGLENNIYAQVALVMLIGLLGKNAILIVEMANQYRKQGMSIFDAAVRGSVSRLRPILMTSFAFICGLIPLVMASGAGALGNRSIGTAAAGGMFIGTFVGIFLVPGLYLIFESWSAHLNRNKVSYDEEDEK; encoded by the coding sequence ATGTTTAAGCTATTTATAAAAAGACCGATACTTTCAGGAGTAATCTCCGTCATTATCGTCTGCTTGGGCGTGCTGTCTATCTTGACACTGCCCATCACTCAATTTCCCGATATCGTACCCCCATCTGTAACGGTAACCGCCCGATACACTGGGGCTAGTGCCGATGTGATGTCTAAAACAGTCGCCACCCCGTTAGAGCGTGCCATCAACGGAGTACCCGGCATGACCTACATGACCACTGTTTGTACCAACGACGGTATGTCCCTCACTACTATCTATTTTAAAGTGGGAACCGATCCAGACGTAGCTGCCGTAAATGTACAGAACCGTGTGACTACCGTGCTAGACGAATTGCCTGAAGAGGTAATCCGTGCCGGAGTTATTACAGAAAAAGAAGTAAACAGTATGTTGATGTACTTGAACATCATGAGTACGGACAGTGCACATACCGAAAAGTTTGTTTATAACTTTGCCGATATCAATATTTTGCGCGAATTAAAACGTATTGACGGTGTAGGCTTGGTAGAAATCATGGGTAGCCGTGATTATGCCATGCGTGTATGGTTGAATCCTAACCGGCTGGCCGCCTACAACATGGTACCTCAAGATGTAACTGAAGCCATCCGTAATCAAAATATAGAAGCAGCACCCGGCAAGACAGGTATCAGTTCAGACAAATTACCCCAACAACTGCAATATGTACTACAATATACCGGAAAGTTCAGCACAGCAGAAGAATATGGAGAGATCGTATTGAAAGCTCTTCCCGATGGTTCACTGCTACGTCTGAAAGACGTTGCCACTATCGAATTCGATTCTGAAGATTATAACATGACTTCTATGACCGACGGAAGACCATCGGCATCTATTATGATCAAACAACGCCCCGGTTCCAATGCAAGGGAAGTCATCCAAAATATTAAAACAAAAATGGCAGAAATCAAGGAAAGCAGTTTTGCGCCTGGCATGGATTACAATATCTCCTATGACGTATCACGCTTTCTTGACGCCTCCATACAATCAGTGCTGAAGACACTGCTCGAAGCATTCATACTGGTATTTATTGTGGTATATATATTTTTACAAGACTTCCGTTCCACCTTAATTCCTGCTATCGCCGTACCAGTTTCATTGGTCGGTACATTTTTCTTTATGGAGATGCTGGGCTTTTCCATAAATATGTTGACCTTATTCGCCCTTGTGCTTGCAATAGGTATTGTAGTAGACAACGCAATAGTCGTCGTGGAGGCTGTCCATGTAAAGATGCATCATGAGAAACTCTCTCCTTATAAAGCATCTGTAGCAGCTATTAATGAAATCGGTGGAGCCATTATCGCCATCACGCTAGTCATGTCGGCAGTCTTTGTTCCGGTGGGCTTCATGCAGGGAACAGTAGGTATTTTCTATCGGCAATTCTCATTGACACTGGCGGTAGCCATTGTTATCTCAGGAGTAAACGCATTGACTCTCTCGCCTGCCCTATGTGCTTTGTTACTGAAACCCGCTGATGGAAAAAAGAAGAAAAAAGCAGGATGGCTACGTCGTTTCTTTATTTTCTTCAACCGTCGGTACGACCGCTTTGAAAAGAAATACAATATCGGATTACACAAGTATTTGAGCCGGAAAATAATCACTTATGCCACACTGATTATTTTCTTCCTTGCCACTTTCGGCATGAGTCAAGTACTTCCTTCAGGCTTTATTCCCAATGAAGACCAAGGTATGATTTATGTTAATGTAGATGCGCCTCCGGGAGCAACATTGGAACGTAGCGAAAAAGCCTTGAACGCTGTACAAGCTGCACTGCTTCCTTTCAAAGAAATTGAAAGCATCTCCACATTAGCAGGTTATAGTTTGATGACTGAAACGGAAGGCGCCAATTTCGGTATGGGTATGATTAATCTCACCCCGTGGAGTGAACGCGATCAAACAGCAGCCGAACTTATAGAGATATACAAAGACCGTACCTCACATATCAAAGATGCGGATATTCAGTTCTTCCTGCCTCCTACAGTTCCGGGATTCGGTAATGCCAGCGGCTTCGAACTTCGTTTACAAGATAAAACAGCAGGCAGCTTTGCAGAATTCGCCGATGTTGCCAATACATTAGTAGAAAAGCTGAATGAAGATCCGCGCATTGTGGGAGCAACCTCAGGATTCAATCCTAATTTTCCACAATATCTGCTGAAAGTGGATATTGCTAAAGCAGCTAAATTAGGAGTAAATTTAAATGAATCCATGGAAACACTCCAATCCTATATCGGCAGTTTCTACTCATCCAACTTTATTCGTTTCGGACAAATGTATAAGGTGATGTTACAGGCTTCTCCAGAGTATCGTATGAATCCTGAAGATCTGTATAAGTTCTATGCCAAGAACAAGGACGGAAATATGGTACCCTACTCTAACTTTATGACGATGGACCGTATATTCGGTCCTAACCAGATTACACGCTACAATATGTTTACCTCGGCCCTGATTACAGGTGAACCTGCCGAAGGAGTCAGTTCAGGAGAGGTTATCGAAGCTGTGGAACAAATTGCCAAAGGAACATTACCTCGCGGTTATGATATAGAATGGTCAGGGGTTACTCGTGAAGAAAAAGACTCGGGTGGACAAACTGTTTTTATTTTCGGTATCTGCCTGCTATTTGTTTATTTGTTGCTGGCAGCACAATACGAGAGTTTATTACTGCCTTTCCCCGTCATACTTTCATTGCCGGCAGGTATCTTCGGTTCTTATTTTTTCCTGCAACTGGCAGGCTTGGAGAATAATATTTATGCCCAAGTAGCTTTAGTGATGCTGATTGGTCTGCTAGGTAAAAATGCCATTCTTATTGTGGAAATGGCCAATCAGTACCGCAAGCAGGGAATGAGCATTTTTGATGCTGCCGTTAGAGGTTCCGTAAGCCGTCTGCGTCCCATCCTGATGACCTCCTTTGCATTTATATGCGGACTCATTCCGTTGGTAATGGCAAGCGGAGCCGGTGCTTTGGGCAACCGTTCCATCGGAACAGCCGCCGCCGGAGGTATGTTTATCGGTACATTTGTAGGAATCTTCCTTGTACCTGGACTTTACCTTATTTTCGAGAGTTGGTCTGCACATCTTAACCGTAATAAAGTCAGCTATGATGAAGAAGATGAAAAATAA
- a CDS encoding efflux transporter outer membrane subunit: protein MMKKMKNNNINKTGLIMGAFCLIMVSCKAPSLTPTEKIELPEFYMDRETDSTTISSLSWKTFFPDTLLQSYIAEALNNNHTFLQTIERISVARSQVRVGKGALLPDLSLGIDGGVQRFGEYTMDGVGNSTTNTPDLEKDKHIPDPYRNFNLGLNFQWEADIWGKLTDKKRSAVSRWMQSVEAMRLARTLLISEVGTHYFELIGLDKQRYVLREAILTARDAYNLTNELMKEGEVTRLSVDQFRSRRLKLEEMLLANEQQISEKERAIATLLGRLPFKVKRVSFETACSYEFPTDAGIPSQLLQYRPDIKAAELELLASKSDVSAARKAFFPSIVIGGNGGFNAFDLDKWFTAPASLVYNLGAGITAPIFKQNTIRALWNDAKSQQRIALLGYHETVLKAYEEVLNLITASSQMHQRKELKEEESRIHHRSIYNANEMFKVGFAGYLDVLSADERFLDCELERIALNVESCKLHIMLYRALGGGSN, encoded by the coding sequence ATGATGAAGAAGATGAAAAATAACAATATAAACAAAACAGGTTTAATAATGGGGGCTTTCTGTCTGATTATGGTAAGTTGCAAAGCCCCTTCCCTTACTCCGACAGAAAAGATAGAGTTACCCGAGTTCTATATGGATAGGGAAACGGACAGCACCACTATCTCTTCCTTGTCATGGAAAACATTTTTTCCAGATACGTTATTGCAAAGTTATATAGCCGAAGCGTTAAATAATAATCACACATTCCTTCAAACTATAGAACGGATATCCGTTGCCCGTTCACAAGTTCGAGTAGGAAAAGGAGCGCTGCTGCCCGATCTTTCATTAGGCATTGATGGTGGAGTACAACGTTTTGGCGAGTACACTATGGACGGAGTTGGTAACAGCACCACCAACACTCCCGATTTAGAAAAAGACAAACATATTCCAGATCCCTATCGGAATTTCAATCTAGGACTTAATTTTCAATGGGAAGCTGACATATGGGGTAAGCTAACCGATAAAAAACGATCGGCCGTATCCCGCTGGATGCAGTCTGTAGAAGCTATGCGTCTGGCACGTACTTTATTGATATCAGAAGTAGGTACACACTACTTTGAATTAATAGGACTGGACAAACAGCGGTATGTGCTACGCGAAGCCATCCTAACAGCCAGAGATGCTTATAATTTAACCAATGAACTGATGAAAGAAGGTGAAGTAACCCGACTTTCTGTAGACCAATTCCGGTCACGACGCCTTAAATTGGAAGAAATGCTGCTTGCAAACGAACAGCAAATAAGTGAAAAGGAACGTGCCATCGCCACCTTATTAGGACGACTGCCTTTCAAAGTGAAACGAGTGTCATTTGAAACAGCATGTAGTTATGAGTTTCCCACAGATGCAGGGATCCCGTCACAACTTTTGCAATATCGCCCGGATATAAAGGCTGCCGAACTGGAATTATTAGCTAGTAAATCCGACGTATCTGCAGCGCGAAAAGCTTTCTTCCCATCCATCGTGATTGGAGGAAACGGAGGTTTTAACGCATTTGATCTGGATAAATGGTTTACAGCTCCTGCATCCCTGGTTTACAATCTCGGCGCAGGTATCACAGCACCTATATTCAAACAAAATACTATACGTGCATTATGGAATGATGCGAAAAGCCAGCAACGCATCGCTTTGTTAGGATATCACGAAACGGTATTAAAAGCCTATGAAGAAGTATTAAACCTCATTACTGCATCATCCCAAATGCACCAGCGCAAAGAGTTGAAAGAAGAAGAAAGCCGTATCCATCATCGATCTATTTATAATGCAAATGAAATGTTTAAAGTAGGATTCGCAGGCTATCTGGATGTACTGTCGGCCGATGAACGTTTCCTGGATTGTGAATTGGAACGTATCGCTCTGAATGTGGAATCTTGTAAACTGCATATCATGCTTTACCGCGCTTTAGGAGGTGGAAGCAATTAG
- a CDS encoding GlsB/YeaQ/YmgE family stress response membrane protein — translation MYFIWYIIIGIIAGFVAGKLMRGGGFGLFINLLVGIVGGVLGGWVFSLFGIAATGIMGSLVTSIVGAIFLLWIVSLLKRSDIS, via the coding sequence ATGTATTTTATTTGGTACATTATTATCGGAATTATTGCTGGTTTTGTTGCCGGTAAGTTGATGAGGGGAGGGGGGTTCGGTCTCTTTATTAATTTATTGGTTGGTATTGTTGGCGGTGTTCTGGGCGGCTGGGTATTCAGTTTGTTTGGTATTGCAGCAACAGGTATTATGGGCAGTCTTGTAACCTCTATTGTGGGAGCTATATTTTTGTTGTGGATTGTTTCTTTGCTCAAGAGGTCTGATATTTCCTGA
- a CDS encoding glycoside hydrolase family protein, with protein MNDLFVMNMKRKILFVCLSFLALLQGWAQHTWQAGPVNLELIQRGNSEFPSGFSAFSLKNRFIWCGSAIQAEEDGKYYLFYSAMKSGPKYPRFIDAWLLGSMIGVAVSYSPYGGYKDIGIVYNKDGYRPDSCSWDAQSVHNPHIKRYNGKYYLYYCATVDPGGNAHVKGKLSRRDRLQQNQKLGVLCFNSIKELLEGKFSCNEQPLLAPRTRVKPDNVLEPSPEGTVTKPDNLILVNPAVVYHPLKKKYYLYFKGNVYDPTWRGVHGVAIADAPEGPFIVQDDYVFEFETGDNQKLNAEDPFVWYHRKDNCFYAVFKDFTGGFTKGEPGLAIMYAEDGIHWKLPEHSLFMNKEIILKNGERLEVDRLERPQLLLDENDEPIVLYSACSITPLNMKQDGSSFNIQIPILRNK; from the coding sequence ATGAATGATCTGTTTGTGATGAATATGAAAAGAAAAATACTATTTGTTTGTCTCTCCTTCCTTGCTTTGTTGCAAGGGTGGGCGCAACATACCTGGCAGGCCGGTCCGGTCAATTTAGAACTTATTCAACGGGGCAATTCGGAGTTCCCTTCCGGTTTCTCCGCTTTCTCATTGAAAAATCGTTTTATTTGGTGTGGTTCGGCTATTCAGGCAGAGGAAGATGGAAAGTATTATTTATTTTATTCCGCTATGAAATCAGGACCGAAGTACCCTAGATTTATAGATGCTTGGTTGCTAGGTTCGATGATTGGAGTAGCTGTATCATACTCTCCTTATGGGGGATATAAGGATATAGGTATTGTCTATAACAAAGATGGATATCGTCCGGACAGCTGTTCATGGGATGCACAATCGGTTCACAATCCGCATATCAAAAGATATAACGGAAAATACTATTTGTATTATTGTGCTACGGTGGATCCGGGTGGAAATGCTCATGTAAAGGGAAAACTAAGCAGAAGAGACAGACTCCAGCAAAATCAAAAGTTGGGGGTATTGTGCTTTAATTCCATAAAAGAATTACTGGAAGGTAAATTTTCATGTAATGAGCAACCTTTACTTGCTCCACGTACACGGGTGAAGCCTGATAATGTACTGGAACCCTCACCTGAAGGAACCGTAACCAAGCCTGATAATCTCATTTTAGTCAATCCGGCAGTGGTATATCATCCTTTGAAAAAGAAATATTATCTTTACTTTAAAGGGAATGTCTATGATCCTACTTGGCGTGGTGTGCATGGAGTGGCCATAGCCGATGCCCCCGAAGGCCCTTTTATTGTGCAGGATGACTATGTATTTGAGTTTGAAACAGGGGATAACCAGAAATTGAATGCGGAAGACCCGTTTGTATGGTATCACCGGAAAGACAATTGTTTCTATGCTGTTTTTAAAGATTTCACGGGAGGATTTACAAAAGGTGAGCCGGGATTGGCCATCATGTATGCTGAAGATGGTATACATTGGAAACTTCCTGAACATTCTTTGTTTATGAATAAAGAAATAATTCTAAAGAATGGAGAGCGGCTAGAGGTAGATCGGTTGGAACGTCCTCAGCTGTTATTGGATGAAAATGATGAACCGATTGTGCTTTATTCAGCTTGTTCCATTACTCCATTGAATATGAAACAGGATGGGAGCTCGTTTAATATCCAGATTCCAATTCTTCGAAATAAGTAA